In Brassica napus cultivar Da-Ae chromosome A3, Da-Ae, whole genome shotgun sequence, the sequence CTCCCAACATGGTTTACGCTACTGCTGATATGATGGGAGAAGATGCCAACGTGGCGTCTCCGAGTTTTAACTTGACTTGGGTTCTCCCGGTGGATCCGAGTTTCAGCTACTTCGTTCGTGTTCATTTCTGCGATATCGTGAGTCAAGCGATGATGAACACGCTAGTGTTCAATCTTTACGTGAATGATGATCTCGCTCACAAGAGTCTTGACCTGTCTTCGTTGACTAACGGTCTCAAAGTTCCGTACTTTGACGATTACGTTGCCCACGCGTCTGGTGAGTCTTTGACCGTCAGCGTTGGGCCTGACTCTCTAGCTGATATCACCAACGCTACTATGAGTGGGTTAGAGGTTTTGAAGATTAGTAACGACGCTAAGAGCTTAAGCGGAGTTTCTCCCGTTAAGTCTCTTCTCTTCCCTGGAGgaggtttcaacaacaaagtTGTTTTCATCGGCTCCGCGGTTGTTGCGGTTACATCGGTTTTGTTGATCGCGGTTTGCTGCTATTGCTGTTTAGCTGCTTCAAGGAAGAAAAGTCCTCAAAAAGGCGGTAACGGTAACGGTAACGGACATCCGTGGCTGCCGTTGCCGTTATACGGACTCTCTCAGACTTCTCACAAGAGCAACACGGCGAGCTGCATTTCGTTGGCTTCCACGCATCTCGGCCGCTGCTTTATGTTCCAAGAAATAATGGAGGCTACCAACAAGTTTGACGAGTGCTCGCTGCTCGGTGTTGGAGGATTCGGCCGGGTTTATAAAGGGACGTTAGAAGACGGGACGAAAGTCGCTGTCAAGAGAGGTAACCCGAGTTCGGAACAAGGCATGGCTGAGTTCAGAACTGAGATCGAAATGCTGTCTAAACTCAGACACAGACACCTTGTTTCCCTGATCGGGTACTGTGACGAGAGATCGGAGATGATTCTTGTATACGAATACATGGCGAACGGACCGCTGAGGAGCCATCTCTACGGAGGTGAGCTTCCTCCGCTGTCGTGGAAACAAAGACTTGAGGTTTGTATTGGTGCAGCGAGAGGGTTGCATTACCTGCACACCGGGGCGTCGCTTGGCATCATACACCGCGATGTGAAGACTACTAATATCTTACTAGACGAGAATTTAGTCGCGAAGGTCGCGGATTTTGGTTTATCCAAAACCGGACCTTCGCTTGATCAAACTCATGTGAGTACTGCGGTTAAAGGAAGCTTCGGGTATCTCGACCCGGAGTACTTCAGGAGACAGCAGTTAACCGAGAAGTCTGACGTGTACTCGTTCGGGGTTGTTCTGATGGAAGTACTCTGTTGTAGACCGGCTTTAAACCCGGTTTTGCCGAGGGAGCAAGTGAACATAGCGGAATGGGCCATGGCGTGGCAGAAGAAGGGTCTTCTTGATCAGATCATGGACGGTAACTTAACCGGGAAAGTGAACACTGCGTCGCTTAAGAAGTTTGGTGAAACGGCTGAGAAGTGTTTAGAGGAGTATGGAGTGGATAGGCCTTCGATGGGAGATGTGTTGTGGAACTTGGAGTACGCGTTGCAGCTGGAAGAAACGTCTTCGGCTTTAATGGAGGCTGATGATAATAGTACAAACCATATTCATGGGATTCCTATGGCGCCAATGGAGTCGTTTGATAATAGTGTGAGTATAGACATAGTTGATAGAGGAGGAGTAAACTCGGGGACAGGGACTGATGATGATGCGACTACGAGTGCTGTGTTTTCGCAGCTTGTTCATCCTCGTGGAAGgtagaagaagacaaaagcaTTTGGTTAGACATTGTTTGTTTCTTAATTTACAGAAAATAACAGATATCTATAAGACTTCCAAAAATTTTCGTTCTGatatttgtttcaaattttgtaGAATTGGTTATGAAATATAGTGAGTTCTCATGTTTTAAAGCAAACAAAAATCagaatgtgattatttatataactgttttgtatttcattttcattttcctctaaataaaaagtatagctttttaaacatttttatcaGAATCTCAATTCGATTCAGTTTTTATACTACTAGCACGCGTATAAATGTTTATGAAGCTCAAGTTTCAAATCTTCTTTAATTGCATTACATAAGTGTGACGACGCCATTTCAGAGGGTTTTGGATACTCACAAGTCACAAGTAGCATATGTGTGTTTCTAAATTCTAAGTTGATTGTAACTAAACACAATATCTAAACggaatcgaaaaaaaaaaactcaaatccaatccaaaccattttaaaaataatctcgAAATTAGATTTAAGGatcaaatattttggatatcaGGTATAAACCGAACTGAAATCCGAAGTAGTACCCAAAATTATCTTaagttagtaaaatatatttatcaaaagcatgaaaataatttattctaatgggttttatatatatatctatttacatacttttgtaaaattattaaacccGCAACTGCGGTCTGCGGGCAAAACACATAGTTTaaagatattttgaaaatttgctTTAAACTGATTTAATGCTTTCAACTTTTTAGATAGTTTgctagtttttttatttgtatcaaaattttagAATAATTTAAGGTATTCAGATATAACCCAATCCAAACTAAACACGAGAAAAATCTAACCGAATCCGatctaaaatttagaaaaatatgaaTGTGATTTTTAGCATAGTCTAATAGACAGATGCAAATTCGAACCTGAGCGCCCAAGTCTCCTCACAAGCACAACATGTTTAGGaagaacaattttttaaaaactacaaAACAATGCGGTGAGCGTGGATCGAACACGCGACCTTCAGATCTTCAGTCTGACGCTCTCCCAACTGAGCTATCCCCGCTTTTGTTAACTTTGCATTTGCTAACTAACATATTTGTTTATTGATAGTTTCTTTCTCTGCTCTTCATGAACTTGTTGTTTTGGGACTGGTGATTACGCAGTGTTTATGAATATTACATATCATTAACAATGATTAGCTTAATACAAACTGGAATACATGGTGGATAATACATTGCATAAGTGGTACATAGTAAGGTTTATCCAACACTTATTTATACTTAAAAACCTCCAGCAGAAGCTAGTGCTCTCTGGTATTATTCTTCTGTGATTCTTTACTTCCTGCAGATGATTCCATTACCAGAAGACGCTCCACGGGTACAATCCAAAGTAGCATATTCAATCTCTGACTTAACAGAATCAATCTCTGCTTGTTGTGATCCAGAGAAGATGCAAGTTTTACAGTCATTGGAGAGGAGAGATGAGGTCTTGAAGCTGTCTTCACCACCAACCACTGGCATTGCGACTCCAGGCTTAGCCGGATTCTGGAAGTCCGGTTTGTAGGTTCGTCCTAAGATTCCATCGACCTTTGGTGAAAGGTTGAAGAATTTGAACTGAACCTCAAGATGAGCAAAACAATCATCTGATGGTACTTTGTAGCTGTGGATCCTGTCGTCTTCTTTTGTCACTGGAACAACATTGACCATGATCTCGGCCTTGTCTTTGATTGTCACGATCACGCTGTTTTTCATAGTCACTCTCTCGATCTTGATGTCCTTGTTCGGTGAGTaccttttttaaaaagaaaacatttaggTTTCACACTTTCAAGAATCTTGAATACATGTTTGGAACTGAGGCTAACCAGGTGGCGAGAGTTTCTTCGGGGACAGATAGATCTTGGCCATCGAAAGTGAACTTGAGATGGTCTACTTCGCTGTCCCAGGTGGCGGATTTGGCGGCATCGAGAGAGAACTTGTGGGAGTTGAAGAGGAATCCGAGAGCTTGGATCCATGTGAAGTCTCTGGCACGACCAGCGGGTCTGTGGCCAATGAACCTACCATTGATCTGAAGGTCAGAGTCAGAGACGAGGCTGAACTCTTCATTGCTCTTTCCATGAAAGTAAAACACAATGCCGTCTCCTCCAATGAACCTCGGGTCATAACAAGCTGATCCAGGTTTGTTACAGTTTGGTTTCCTCACTATACAATGACATATGATTCattatatttgaaaacaatCCAATAGAGGGTGTACGAAACATATGCGAGTAAACTTGTGTGAcaaggaataaaaaaaaaacttactccGGCATTGGGCGCTGCAAGTGGGTCTATCGCAATCGGCGTAGCAAACTTTGTTCTTTGAATTCATAACGGTTGTGCTTGGACATTCTTCTGGACATTGAATGGTCTTGTAATAGCACCGAGATTTAGGGTTGGTACAGTAAACTCCAGCTGCCTTGGCTTGCAAGAAACAAGTTGCAGCCACAAGAGAAATCACAAGCAAAAGGGTTTTCGAGATCTCCATCTTTGTATccttatttaaaattaaaggaGAGAGAGTTGAATgtgttggtgatgatgagggTTGTAAAATCTAGTTGTGAATTTATAGGAATGAAAGTCAAATGCTTGCTTAATGAAGGGGCTATTATGTTAATTGATTATTGAGGTCCATGTTGAGGAATTGTGTGCCTTCACGGTGACAACATCAACAATTGCActaaacgttttttttttaacttcgtTTCAACGTAAAAGTATGACTATTTCTC encodes:
- the LOC106437235 gene encoding receptor-like protein kinase THESEUS 1, with the protein product MVFITRPLVLLVLFLSCSALYTPPDNYLISCGSSQNITFQGRTFVPESLLLKTGNSSVAASTNSNSNSSNISIYQTACVFFGLASYRFKITSPGRHWIRLHFSPIKNTTWNLTSASITVLTDDFVLLNNFSLNNQILKEYTVNVTTDSLTLTFIPSDSYSVAFVNAFEVVSVPDTLIPNQATTLNPSSHVPLSHLAFETVYRLNMGGPLLTPENDTLGRRWENDAEYLHVNSSVLVVTANPSSIKYSVSVTQETAPNMVYATADMMGEDANVASPSFNLTWVLPVDPSFSYFVRVHFCDIVSQAMMNTLVFNLYVNDDLAHKSLDLSSLTNGLKVPYFDDYVAHASGESLTVSVGPDSLADITNATMSGLEVLKISNDAKSLSGVSPVKSLLFPGGGFNNKVVFIGSAVVAVTSVLLIAVCCYCCLAASRKKSPQKGGNGNGNGHPWLPLPLYGLSQTSHKSNTASCISLASTHLGRCFMFQEIMEATNKFDECSLLGVGGFGRVYKGTLEDGTKVAVKRGNPSSEQGMAEFRTEIEMLSKLRHRHLVSLIGYCDERSEMILVYEYMANGPLRSHLYGGELPPLSWKQRLEVCIGAARGLHYLHTGASLGIIHRDVKTTNILLDENLVAKVADFGLSKTGPSLDQTHVSTAVKGSFGYLDPEYFRRQQLTEKSDVYSFGVVLMEVLCCRPALNPVLPREQVNIAEWAMAWQKKGLLDQIMDGNLTGKVNTASLKKFGETAEKCLEEYGVDRPSMGDVLWNLEYALQLEETSSALMEADDNSTNHIHGIPMAPMESFDNSVSIDIVDRGGVNSGTGTDDDATTSAVFSQLVHPRGR
- the BNAA03G11890D gene encoding uncharacterized protein BNAA03G11890D, coding for MEISKTLLLVISLVAATCFLQAKAAGVYCTNPKSRCYYKTIQCPEECPSTTVMNSKNKVCYADCDRPTCSAQCRMRKPNCNKPGSACYDPRFIGGDGIVFYFHGKSNEEFSLVSDSDLQINGRFIGHRPAGRARDFTWIQALGFLFNSHKFSLDAAKSATWDSEVDHLKFTFDGQDLSVPEETLATWYSPNKDIKIERVTMKNSVIVTIKDKAEIMVNVVPVTKEDDRIHSYKVPSDDCFAHLEVQFKFFNLSPKVDGILGRTYKPDFQNPAKPGVAMPVVGGEDSFKTSSLLSNDCKTCIFSGSQQAEIDSVKSEIEYATLDCTRGASSGNGIICRK